One Thermoanaerobaculales bacterium DNA window includes the following coding sequences:
- a CDS encoding nitroreductase, giving the protein MKILDHLRQRRTVRRFKADPIPPQVRDAMLEAAMWAPSHANLQPWEFVIVGPQARARLLDVYRAKADELLADPDLPPPKRAGIAALREDFGGAPFMVAVVSRPPAEDLQRTENPLSAAAAAQNLCLAAWELGVGSVWLSVGASPPARAILGVKEGEAVVALLAMGYPAEVPPAPPREPFTAHLREIE; this is encoded by the coding sequence GTGAAGATTCTCGATCACCTGAGGCAACGGCGGACGGTCCGCAGGTTCAAGGCCGACCCGATCCCGCCGCAGGTTCGGGACGCGATGCTCGAGGCCGCGATGTGGGCCCCCTCGCACGCCAACCTGCAGCCGTGGGAGTTCGTGATCGTGGGCCCACAGGCGCGGGCGCGACTGCTCGACGTCTACCGCGCCAAGGCCGACGAGCTGCTGGCGGATCCGGACCTGCCGCCGCCCAAGCGCGCCGGCATCGCGGCCCTTCGCGAGGACTTCGGCGGGGCGCCGTTCATGGTGGCGGTGGTCAGTCGGCCGCCGGCCGAGGACCTGCAGCGGACCGAGAACCCGCTGAGCGCTGCGGCGGCGGCTCAGAACCTCTGCCTCGCCGCCTGGGAGCTCGGCGTCGGCTCAGTCTGGCTCTCGGTCGGGGCGTCGCCTCCGGCCCGCGCGATCCTCGGGGTCAAGGAAGGCGAAGCGGTGGTCGCCCTGCTCGCCATGGGCTACCCGGCGGAGGTCCCGCCGGCGCCACCGCGCGAGCCCTTCACGGCGCACCTGCGCGAGATCGAGTAA
- a CDS encoding PH domain-containing protein, with protein MLEPLKSLMLRLLRVPPEPSLPAGSAGTARVFRASRRYLHLKLLRWCAGQASTLVGLIVALAVFDVAAFGAELAVGRLPFKALTPIALAVFEWIEAFGVIAFVVQLPFTLIPIVLDWELRWYIVTDRSLRIREGVFKVSEMTMTFANVQEVSIHQGPLERLFGVADVRVRSAGGGAGGSSSDREREEKSGHIGYFRGVDGAPAIRDLILERLKKQRDAGIGDGEPVAQPPAPAASAAAPELLEAARELLAEASELHRWCAR; from the coding sequence ATGCTTGAGCCCCTCAAGTCGCTCATGCTGCGGCTGCTCAGGGTGCCGCCCGAGCCGAGCCTGCCGGCCGGCTCGGCGGGCACCGCCCGCGTATTCCGCGCCTCCCGGCGCTACCTCCATCTCAAGCTCCTGCGCTGGTGCGCTGGCCAGGCCTCGACCCTGGTCGGCCTGATCGTCGCGCTCGCGGTCTTCGACGTCGCCGCCTTCGGAGCAGAGCTCGCCGTCGGCCGCCTCCCCTTCAAAGCGCTCACACCGATCGCGCTCGCGGTCTTCGAGTGGATCGAGGCATTCGGCGTGATCGCCTTCGTGGTTCAGCTTCCGTTCACCCTGATCCCGATCGTCCTCGACTGGGAGCTGCGCTGGTACATCGTCACCGATCGCAGCCTGCGCATCCGCGAGGGCGTGTTCAAGGTCAGCGAGATGACGATGACCTTCGCCAACGTCCAGGAGGTGTCGATCCACCAGGGGCCGCTGGAGCGGCTGTTCGGCGTCGCCGACGTCCGGGTCCGCTCCGCTGGCGGCGGAGCGGGCGGCAGCTCCAGCGACCGCGAGCGCGAGGAGAAGAGCGGACACATCGGCTACTTCCGCGGTGTCGACGGCGCCCCCGCGATCCGCGACCTGATCCTCGAGCGCCTCAAGAAGCAGCGCGACGCGGGGATCGGGGACGGGGAGCCGGTGGCCCAGCCGCCGGCGCCGGCGGCCAGCGCCGCAGCGCCCGAGCTCCTGGAGGCCGCGCGGGAGCTGCTCGCCGAGGCCAGCGAGCTCCATCGGTGGTGCGCGCGATAG
- a CDS encoding PH domain-containing protein gives MTSQQPLDESAIFAIERPSPKLLTYYAISSLVLGPLFFIPLIPLYFRYHTLHYRFDAQGISMRWGVLFRREVNLTYARIQDIHLRSNVVERWLHLARVEVQTASGSSTAEMTLEGLLEFEAVRDFLYARMRGVREHPPAAPAVRAAGRGSVADAPADDLAATLREAAAELRAARLALERRDGSRGDA, from the coding sequence ATGACCAGCCAGCAACCTCTCGACGAAAGCGCGATCTTCGCCATCGAGCGCCCCTCTCCGAAGCTCCTCACCTACTACGCGATTTCCTCGCTGGTGCTCGGGCCACTGTTCTTCATCCCGCTCATCCCGCTCTACTTCCGCTACCACACCCTGCACTACCGCTTCGACGCCCAGGGCATCTCGATGCGTTGGGGGGTGCTGTTCCGACGTGAGGTCAACCTCACCTATGCCCGCATCCAGGACATCCACCTGCGGTCCAACGTCGTCGAGCGCTGGCTCCACCTGGCCCGCGTCGAGGTGCAGACCGCGAGCGGCAGCTCGACGGCGGAGATGACCCTCGAGGGGCTGCTGGAGTTCGAGGCGGTTCGCGACTTCCTGTACGCCCGCATGCGCGGCGTGCGGGAGCATCCGCCGGCCGCTCCGGCAGTGCGCGCCGCAGGCCGCGGTTCTGTGGCCGACGCGCCCGCCGACGACCTCGCCGCGACCCTGCGCGAGGCCGCGGCCGAGCTGCGGGCCGCCCGGTTGGCGCTGGAGCGGCGGGACGGGAGTCGCGGCGATGCTTGA
- a CDS encoding alanine--glyoxylate aminotransferase family protein, whose translation MTTSFQPPQRTLMGPGPSDVSPRVLQAMARPTIGHLDPAFVEFMDSVKELLQYAFQTSNPLTLPVSGPGTAGMEACFVNLVQPGDTVIVCRNGVFGGRMRENVVRCGATAVVVDDPWGRAVDPEKLERALVAHPEARLVAFVHAETSTGARSDAELLASIAHRHGRLVIADCVTALGGIPLKVDEWGLDAVYSGSQKCLSCPPGLAPVTFGEAAVEVITTRATPIQSWFLDMNLIMGYWGSAQRRSYHHTAPVNALYGLHEALLVLREEGLENAWARHRRHHLALKAGLEALGLSFVVPEAERLPHLNSVTIPPDVDDAKVRGRLLAEHDLEIGAGLGELAGKVWRIGLMGHSCNLTNALRCVGALEAVLASEGAAVPTGVAVEAARTACASS comes from the coding sequence ATGACGACGTCTTTTCAGCCCCCGCAGCGGACCCTGATGGGCCCCGGTCCGTCCGACGTGTCGCCGCGCGTGCTCCAGGCCATGGCGCGGCCAACCATCGGCCACCTCGACCCGGCCTTCGTCGAGTTCATGGACTCGGTCAAGGAGCTCCTGCAGTACGCCTTCCAGACCTCAAACCCGCTCACCCTGCCGGTCTCGGGCCCGGGCACGGCCGGCATGGAGGCCTGCTTCGTCAACCTCGTCCAGCCGGGCGACACCGTCATCGTCTGCCGCAACGGCGTGTTCGGCGGCCGGATGCGCGAGAACGTGGTCCGCTGCGGCGCCACCGCGGTGGTGGTCGACGACCCGTGGGGCCGCGCCGTCGACCCCGAGAAGCTCGAGCGCGCGCTGGTCGCGCACCCCGAGGCGAGGCTGGTCGCGTTCGTCCACGCCGAGACCTCGACCGGCGCCCGCTCCGACGCCGAGCTGCTGGCGTCGATCGCTCATCGCCACGGCCGGCTCGTGATCGCCGACTGCGTCACCGCGCTCGGCGGCATCCCGCTCAAGGTCGACGAGTGGGGCCTCGACGCGGTCTACTCCGGCAGCCAGAAGTGCCTGTCCTGCCCGCCCGGGCTGGCGCCGGTGACCTTCGGCGAGGCCGCGGTCGAGGTGATCACGACCCGAGCCACGCCGATCCAGAGCTGGTTTCTCGACATGAACCTGATCATGGGCTACTGGGGCTCCGCCCAGCGCCGGTCCTACCACCACACCGCGCCGGTCAACGCGCTCTATGGCCTCCACGAGGCGCTGCTCGTGCTGCGCGAGGAGGGCCTCGAGAACGCCTGGGCCCGCCACCGCCGCCACCACCTGGCGCTCAAGGCCGGGCTCGAGGCGCTTGGCCTTTCCTTCGTGGTGCCCGAGGCGGAGCGCCTCCCCCACCTCAACTCGGTCACCATCCCGCCCGACGTCGACGACGCCAAAGTCCGCGGCCGGCTGCTTGCGGAGCACGACCTCGAGATCGGCGCGGGCTTGGGCGAGCTCGCCGGCAAGGTCTGGCGGATCGGCCTGATGGGCCACAGCTGCAACCTGACCAACGCGCTGCGCTGCGTCGGTGCCCTCGAAGCCGTGCTCGCGAGCGAAGGTGCTGCCGTTCCAACCGGTGTCGCCGTCGAGGCTGCCCGCACCGCGTGCGCGAGCTCCTGA
- a CDS encoding HAMP domain-containing sensor histidine kinase, with the protein MRIATRVGLGLGIVCAVSAAALGWQWSRINRLAEAQRDLARVKLPTTEVALNLLDLTDLIEIRLRKYQVTRDPEYAAAARRACQRVDASMAELAGLGAAGNGGSGLDNLLGLWSRSSLALGIDGEIPSDAAAAWADARREAAPLELQPLRHEISLVLRAAREGSSRLVSRATAITVRALNVSGATLAVVLAISAAVTLVTVRSINRPLRELLTATQAVADGRFGHRIEVRSRTELALLAEHFNSMVRRLDDLDRLKRDFLSNVSHEIKTPLVALQESTRLLLDQVPGPLSDKQRRILELQRDGQDRLRRMISDLLDMSRLEAGVMRYSFEDFDLKPVVERALQAFEAAAAQRGVRLEVSCDGRRCDIRCDSDRVTQVIHNLVENALRHSPSGGTVAVRVGRPGAGGSGGDTVRVTVSDQGSGVPDEDKHRVFERFYQAEIGRAGAAPRSFGLGLTICERIVAAHGGRIWVEDAPGGGAAFAFELPAAAARPDPAPAVSDEDGSA; encoded by the coding sequence ATGAGGATCGCCACCCGGGTCGGGCTCGGGCTGGGGATCGTCTGCGCCGTCTCTGCAGCGGCGCTCGGCTGGCAGTGGTCCAGGATCAACCGGCTGGCGGAGGCCCAGCGTGACCTCGCCCGCGTGAAGCTCCCGACGACCGAGGTCGCGCTGAACCTGCTCGACCTCACCGACCTCATCGAGATCCGCCTGCGCAAGTACCAGGTCACCCGCGACCCGGAGTACGCCGCCGCGGCCCGCCGCGCCTGCCAGCGCGTCGACGCCAGCATGGCCGAGCTCGCGGGCCTCGGCGCAGCCGGGAACGGCGGGTCCGGGCTCGACAACCTCCTGGGCCTGTGGTCTCGGTCCAGCCTCGCGCTCGGCATCGACGGAGAGATCCCGAGCGATGCGGCGGCGGCGTGGGCCGATGCGCGACGCGAGGCCGCCCCGCTCGAGCTCCAGCCGCTGCGGCACGAGATCAGCCTGGTCCTGCGAGCCGCGCGCGAAGGCAGCTCCCGGCTGGTCTCCCGCGCCACCGCGATCACGGTGCGGGCTCTCAACGTGTCGGGCGCCACGCTGGCGGTCGTGCTGGCGATCAGCGCCGCGGTCACCCTGGTGACCGTGCGCTCCATCAACCGGCCCCTCCGGGAGCTGCTGACCGCGACCCAGGCAGTGGCCGACGGCAGGTTCGGCCACCGCATCGAGGTCCGGTCGCGGACCGAGCTCGCGCTGCTCGCCGAGCACTTCAACTCGATGGTGCGCCGGCTCGACGATCTCGACCGTCTGAAGCGCGACTTCCTGTCCAACGTCTCCCACGAGATCAAGACACCCCTGGTCGCGTTGCAGGAGTCGACCAGGCTGCTCCTCGATCAGGTGCCGGGGCCTCTGTCCGACAAGCAGCGCCGCATCCTCGAGCTTCAGCGCGACGGCCAGGATCGGCTGCGGCGGATGATCTCCGACCTCCTGGACATGTCGCGCCTCGAGGCGGGGGTGATGAGGTACTCGTTCGAGGACTTCGACCTCAAGCCGGTGGTCGAGCGAGCGCTCCAGGCGTTCGAGGCGGCGGCTGCCCAGCGCGGGGTCCGGCTCGAGGTGAGCTGCGACGGGCGGCGATGCGACATTCGCTGTGACTCGGACCGGGTCACCCAGGTCATCCACAACCTCGTCGAGAACGCCCTGCGGCACTCGCCGTCCGGCGGCACGGTGGCGGTGCGGGTCGGGAGGCCGGGCGCCGGCGGCTCGGGGGGCGACACCGTGAGGGTCACGGTCAGCGATCAAGGCAGCGGCGTGCCGGACGAGGACAAGCACCGGGTGTTCGAGCGCTTCTACCAGGCCGAGATCGGCCGTGCCGGGGCCGCGCCGCGCAGCTTCGGGCTGGGGCTGACCATCTGCGAGCGCATCGTGGCCGCCCACGGCGGGAGGATCTGGGTCGAGGATGCACCCGGGGGCGGCGCGGCGTTCGCCTTCGAGCTCCCGGCCGCGGCAGCGCGACCCGATCCCGCCCCCGCCGTGTCCGACGAGGACGGATCCGCATGA
- a CDS encoding sigma-54 dependent transcriptional regulator, producing the protein MGLQDRGLRVLVVDDEAAMREILAQRLESWGHQVLLAADADTAGALAEREDPQVVISDVVLPGASGIDLLPRLRAGQPDRPVILITAHGSIDDAVEAMKRGARDFLTKPLDYEGLRATLEEVRIALAARRAARELQATLEGSPGPGGLVGTSPAIRNVFAMIDTVAKSDASVLLVGETGTGKELAARAIHDLSDRRNGPFVALNASAIPETLIESELFGHEKGAFTGANRTHAGCFERADGGTLFLDEISEMPVDVQPKLLRVLEQAAVRRVGGSRDIPYSVRLVTATNRDPQQAVAEGRLREDLFYRINVFPVPLPPLRQRKEDIPLLAQHFIELFNGKHSTKVLGCSEPARDRLLAHDWTGNVRELRNVIERATIIARDGWLEEAHLPPLVRLSRPVPADALVLPADATVEDAERLLILETLDRVGQNKAEAARRLGVDVKTIRNKLKRYGSDEATT; encoded by the coding sequence ATGGGCCTTCAAGACAGGGGGCTTCGAGTTCTGGTCGTTGATGACGAGGCCGCGATGCGCGAGATCCTGGCGCAGCGGCTCGAGAGCTGGGGGCACCAGGTGCTGCTCGCCGCCGACGCCGACACAGCGGGCGCGCTGGCGGAGCGCGAGGACCCCCAGGTGGTGATCTCGGACGTGGTCCTGCCCGGCGCCTCCGGCATCGACCTCCTGCCCCGGCTCAGAGCGGGGCAGCCGGACCGGCCGGTGATCCTCATCACCGCCCACGGCTCGATCGACGACGCGGTGGAGGCGATGAAGCGCGGAGCGCGCGACTTCCTCACCAAGCCTCTCGACTACGAGGGCCTCCGGGCCACGCTGGAGGAGGTCCGCATCGCGCTCGCGGCCCGCCGTGCCGCGCGCGAACTCCAGGCGACGTTGGAGGGCAGCCCGGGCCCCGGCGGCCTGGTCGGCACTAGCCCGGCGATCCGCAACGTGTTCGCGATGATCGACACCGTCGCCAAGAGCGATGCCTCCGTGCTGCTGGTCGGCGAGACGGGCACCGGCAAGGAGCTCGCGGCGCGCGCGATCCACGACCTCAGCGACCGCAGAAACGGTCCGTTCGTCGCTCTCAACGCGTCCGCGATCCCGGAGACGCTGATCGAGAGCGAGCTCTTCGGGCACGAGAAGGGCGCCTTCACGGGCGCCAACCGCACCCACGCCGGGTGCTTCGAGCGAGCGGACGGCGGGACCCTCTTTCTGGACGAGATCTCGGAGATGCCGGTCGACGTCCAGCCCAAGCTGCTCCGGGTGCTGGAGCAGGCCGCGGTGCGCCGCGTCGGCGGCTCGAGGGACATCCCGTACTCGGTCAGGCTCGTCACGGCGACGAACCGCGACCCTCAGCAGGCTGTGGCCGAGGGCCGGCTGCGCGAGGACCTGTTCTACCGGATCAACGTGTTTCCGGTCCCTCTCCCACCGCTTCGCCAGCGCAAGGAGGACATTCCCCTGCTCGCCCAGCACTTCATCGAGCTCTTCAACGGCAAGCACTCGACGAAGGTGCTCGGATGCAGCGAGCCCGCCAGGGACCGGCTGCTGGCCCACGACTGGACCGGAAACGTCCGCGAGCTGAGAAACGTGATCGAGCGGGCGACCATCATCGCGCGGGACGGCTGGCTCGAGGAGGCTCACCTGCCGCCGCTGGTCCGGCTCTCCAGGCCGGTACCGGCAGACGCCCTGGTGCTCCCCGCCGACGCGACCGTCGAGGACGCGGAGCGGCTGCTCATCCTGGAGACGCTGGACCGCGTCGGCCAGAACAAGGCGGAGGCGGCCCGGCGCCTCGGGGTCGACGTCAAGACCATCCGCAACAAGCTGAAGCGGTACGGGAGCGACGAGGCGACCACATGA
- a CDS encoding class D sortase, which produces MAGRSARRLLDAIRVGLPRLGRPLARNLELPLLVIGLACLGWVGWAFLDAHQFQRLASAGELAVPVLDIDGGAVEISEGSVVCRLRIPRVGVEAVVAEGVSERVLRRAIGHLPGSPLPGRVGNVVLAGHRDTFFRNLEGIRVGDAIHVDSGAGTDLYLVEWIRVVAPSEVAVLASTEDPALTLVTCYPFRYIGAAPSRFVVRARHASGPAGGDGRNRGAAPTA; this is translated from the coding sequence ATGGCCGGACGATCTGCACGGCGCCTGCTCGACGCGATCCGGGTCGGGCTGCCGCGCCTGGGCCGGCCGCTCGCCCGCAACCTTGAGCTTCCTCTCCTCGTCATCGGGCTCGCCTGCCTCGGCTGGGTGGGGTGGGCCTTTCTCGACGCGCACCAGTTCCAGCGCCTGGCCTCGGCGGGGGAGCTCGCGGTCCCGGTGCTCGACATCGATGGCGGCGCGGTCGAGATCAGCGAGGGATCGGTGGTCTGCCGGCTCCGGATCCCGCGAGTCGGGGTCGAGGCCGTGGTTGCCGAGGGCGTCTCGGAGCGGGTGCTGCGGCGGGCGATCGGGCACCTGCCGGGCAGCCCGCTGCCCGGCCGCGTCGGCAACGTGGTCCTCGCCGGCCACCGCGACACCTTCTTCCGGAATCTCGAGGGCATCCGCGTCGGTGACGCCATCCACGTCGACAGCGGCGCCGGGACCGACCTCTACCTGGTGGAGTGGATCCGCGTCGTGGCGCCGAGCGAGGTGGCCGTCCTGGCGAGCACCGAAGATCCCGCCCTGACGCTCGTGACCTGCTATCCCTTCCGGTACATCGGTGCTGCCCCCTCGCGATTCGTGGTCCGGGCCCGCCACGCGAGCGGCCCCGCTGGTGGGGACGGCCGCAACCGAGGCGCCGCGCCGACGGCATGA
- a CDS encoding membrane dipeptidase produces the protein MRRGLAAGAGLLFAPMIGRGRVPLSRRGPEVSTRAVDLVGSTMVIDMLGLLTMDWHKLFRWHREPSAFDEREFRRLESTGIDVFHPAVETDDPDPRRAALRWLSGWNLLLEHQPCYLARVGSYADLIRPAGSGRIGVLIGFQNSSHFRSVADVAMFHGLGQRVSQLTYNLANRVGGGCWTRPDRGLTAFGAEVVAEMNRLGMVVDISHCGERTSLEAIAASRAPVLATHSNCRALVPSQPRNKSDAVIRQLAANGGVMGIALVRPFVVSGPAGIDRVLDHFDHVVRLAGVEHVGLGSDLSRDAATRTAGSAGLATYEIAGLDPGLWVFQLTDALLGRGYLEADVRLVLGGNFVRAMGEIWSGEPRTRRDEIGERRDPFCPAPRPIRRAFEAARTEVEASGGTGR, from the coding sequence GTGAGGCGCGGCCTCGCGGCCGGGGCGGGTCTGCTCTTCGCGCCGATGATCGGCCGCGGCCGTGTGCCGCTGTCGCGCCGGGGGCCGGAGGTCTCGACCCGTGCCGTCGACCTTGTGGGCAGCACGATGGTGATCGACATGCTGGGGCTGCTGACCATGGACTGGCACAAGCTGTTCCGTTGGCACCGCGAGCCCTCGGCGTTCGACGAGCGGGAGTTCAGGCGACTCGAGTCGACCGGCATCGACGTCTTTCATCCCGCGGTCGAGACCGACGATCCCGACCCGCGCCGGGCCGCGCTGCGATGGCTCTCCGGCTGGAACCTGCTCCTCGAGCATCAGCCCTGCTACCTGGCGCGGGTCGGCTCGTACGCGGACTTGATTCGCCCCGCTGGATCCGGCAGGATCGGCGTCCTGATCGGCTTCCAGAACTCCAGCCACTTCCGGTCCGTGGCGGACGTGGCGATGTTTCACGGCCTGGGCCAACGCGTCTCGCAGCTGACCTACAACCTCGCCAACCGCGTCGGCGGCGGGTGCTGGACCCGGCCCGACCGCGGGCTGACGGCGTTCGGCGCGGAGGTCGTGGCCGAGATGAACCGCCTCGGCATGGTGGTCGACATCTCGCACTGCGGCGAGCGGACCAGCCTGGAGGCGATCGCAGCCTCCCGAGCGCCGGTGCTCGCCACGCACTCCAACTGCCGCGCCCTGGTGCCCAGCCAACCGCGCAACAAGTCGGACGCGGTGATCCGGCAGCTCGCCGCGAACGGCGGGGTGATGGGGATCGCGCTGGTGCGGCCGTTCGTGGTGAGCGGCCCGGCCGGGATCGACCGGGTGCTGGACCACTTCGACCACGTCGTCCGTCTGGCCGGGGTCGAGCACGTCGGGCTGGGCAGCGACCTGTCCCGCGACGCGGCGACACGGACCGCCGGATCCGCCGGGCTCGCCACCTACGAGATCGCCGGGCTGGATCCGGGCCTGTGGGTGTTTCAGCTGACCGACGCGCTGCTCGGCCGCGGATACCTCGAGGCCGATGTCCGGCTCGTGCTCGGCGGCAACTTCGTCCGCGCAATGGGGGAGATCTGGTCCGGCGAGCCTCGGACGAGGCGGGACGAGATCGGGGAGAGGAGAGATCCGTTCTGCCCGGCGCCGCGCCCGATCCGCCGCGCCTTCGAAGCGGCCCGGACCGAGGTCGAAGCGTCCGGCGGCACTGGACGCTGA
- a CDS encoding cysteine peptidase family C39 domain-containing protein, which translates to MPVQRSLPACAVAIAACLAVTGGCVTSAPPSRAAGPSAVALEGVPAEPFGTTDCAAGALATVLAYWGRPVVAEELDRQLPKARNGGVLSIDLLLEARARGFEAELLEGDPAAIADSIGEGVPAIILVRVLNAPRSRADLYHYVVVDGHDPARGLLRLHFGDGIKRWAEAARIERAWKPAGHLMLRVRPAPGAEPA; encoded by the coding sequence ATGCCCGTCCAGCGATCGCTTCCCGCGTGCGCCGTGGCGATCGCGGCCTGCCTGGCCGTGACGGGCGGGTGCGTGACGTCGGCACCCCCGAGTCGAGCCGCCGGCCCCTCGGCCGTCGCACTCGAGGGGGTGCCGGCGGAGCCTTTCGGGACGACGGACTGCGCGGCGGGCGCGCTCGCCACCGTGCTCGCCTACTGGGGGCGCCCGGTCGTCGCCGAAGAGCTCGACCGCCAGCTGCCGAAGGCGCGCAACGGCGGGGTCCTCAGCATCGACCTGCTGCTCGAGGCCCGTGCCCGCGGGTTCGAGGCGGAGCTGCTCGAGGGCGACCCGGCCGCGATCGCCGACAGCATCGGGGAGGGAGTGCCGGCGATCATCCTGGTCAGGGTCCTGAACGCCCCCCGATCGCGAGCGGACCTCTACCACTACGTGGTCGTGGACGGCCACGACCCGGCGCGCGGCCTGCTGCGCCTGCACTTCGGTGACGGCATCAAGCGCTGGGCCGAGGCCGCTCGCATCGAGCGGGCGTGGAAGCCCGCCGGCCATCTGATGCTGCGGGTGCGGCCCGCCCCCGGCGCAGAACCGGCCTGA
- a CDS encoding PA2779 family protein, producing MTTRNATTLLVLAAAALAAPGLPADDSVSTLPDALPATAAFDPETVAEARSTVADLLARHGLSPEQVDQRLSELTDEDLIFLAQHRDQVQEGGEQPPDYIWALLGVFLVVAIVAAIL from the coding sequence ATGACCACTCGCAACGCGACGACGCTCTTGGTGCTGGCCGCCGCGGCGCTCGCGGCGCCGGGGCTGCCAGCGGACGATTCAGTCTCGACGCTCCCGGACGCGCTCCCCGCGACGGCAGCCTTCGACCCCGAAACGGTCGCCGAGGCCCGCTCGACGGTCGCGGACCTGCTCGCACGGCACGGGCTCTCGCCGGAGCAGGTCGACCAGCGCCTGAGTGAGCTCACGGACGAGGACCTGATCTTCCTCGCCCAGCACCGGGACCAGGTGCAGGAGGGAGGCGAGCAACCGCCTGACTACATCTGGGCCCTCCTGGGCGTATTCCTGGTGGTCGCGATCGTGGCCGCGATCCTGTGA
- a CDS encoding BON domain-containing protein, which translates to MRVHWRTTWPAAVSILALASSLVGCSSTQTVGEQANDALITSAVTTRLAADPEVSAFEIDVDTQDAVVRLSGLVETSAQRSEAEKLARNTDGVRRVINDIKIGEPTLEEHIDDAWISTKVKAKIAADPDVNIFNIDVDVLQGVVTLSGEVKTAYAQRRAEEIASRTEGVKDVKNLLKVEAATGR; encoded by the coding sequence ATGAGAGTTCATTGGCGAACGACGTGGCCGGCTGCGGTTTCCATTCTCGCCCTCGCGTCATCCCTGGTCGGCTGTAGCAGCACCCAGACCGTGGGCGAGCAGGCGAACGACGCCCTGATCACCAGCGCGGTGACGACCAGGCTCGCAGCTGACCCAGAGGTCAGCGCGTTCGAGATCGACGTCGACACCCAGGACGCCGTGGTGCGGCTGAGCGGCCTGGTCGAGACCAGCGCGCAGCGGTCAGAGGCGGAGAAGCTGGCCCGCAACACCGACGGCGTGAGGCGGGTGATCAACGACATCAAGATCGGTGAGCCGACGCTCGAAGAGCACATCGACGACGCCTGGATCTCGACCAAGGTCAAGGCCAAGATCGCGGCCGATCCGGACGTCAACATCTTCAACATCGACGTCGACGTCCTGCAGGGCGTGGTCACGCTGAGCGGCGAGGTGAAGACCGCCTACGCGCAGCGCCGCGCCGAGGAGATCGCGAGCAGGACGGAGGGCGTCAAGGACGTCAAGAACCTGCTCAAGGTCGAGGCTGCGACCGGGAGGTGA